A genomic region of Desulfosarcina ovata subsp. ovata contains the following coding sequences:
- a CDS encoding response regulator: protein MRSVLVIDDEQMILSLVEQVLQRMDYTVETAENGRTGIDKFDTGHFDLVITDISMPETDGNQVVEHIRRSPRNHTPVVGMSGTPWKLGNHRFDCVLPKPFQIDNLLKTAKTLTG, encoded by the coding sequence ATGCGCAGCGTTCTTGTAATTGATGACGAGCAGATGATCTTGAGCCTTGTTGAACAGGTACTTCAGCGTATGGATTATACAGTAGAGACCGCAGAAAACGGCCGCACGGGAATCGATAAATTTGATACCGGCCATTTTGACCTGGTGATCACCGATATCAGCATGCCGGAAACCGACGGGAACCAAGTCGTTGAGCATATCCGCAGATCACCGCGAAACCACACGCCGGTGGTCGGCATGTCCGGAACCCCCTGGAAGCTGGGGAACCACCGTTTTGACTGCGTGCTGCCAAAACCGTTTCAGATCGATAACCTTCTGAAAACGGCAAAAACCCTGACCGGCTGA
- a CDS encoding aminopeptidase translates to MLTNVQLERYAEVLLWGLRTARRKPFKRGDVILVRFNLDAVSLAEVLERRLLEMGMNPVRRLNPTPAMESNFFQLANRRQLVFDPPGESELYQHLNGSIFLHAPASITHLSKIDPKKISRFTLSKKYLRDILEEREQTGDFSWTLCMLPTAELAKHARMEKSDYAKQIIKACFLNRQDPVAQWKSVFKNAAAIKKWLNGMDVTHYHVESENADLVITPGKKRKWIGISGHNIPSFELFISPDWRGTRGVYYADQPSYRSGNLVRQVRLTFKKGVAVDVEAESGSNFVKKQLSMDRGASRIGEFSLTDKRFSKIDRFMANTLFDENYGGRWGNCHVALGSSYADTFDGDIQSLTKEKKNRLGFNDSALHWDLVNTEKKRVTAHLSDGRRTTIYEDGCFAF, encoded by the coding sequence ATGCTAACCAATGTCCAATTAGAACGTTATGCCGAAGTGTTGCTGTGGGGGCTGCGTACCGCCCGGCGCAAACCCTTTAAAAGAGGGGATGTCATCCTGGTGCGATTCAACCTGGATGCCGTTTCCCTGGCAGAGGTGCTTGAACGCAGATTGCTGGAAATGGGAATGAATCCGGTGCGCCGTCTGAATCCGACGCCGGCGATGGAGAGTAATTTTTTTCAACTGGCCAATCGCCGGCAATTGGTCTTCGATCCGCCGGGGGAGTCCGAGCTGTACCAACACCTCAACGGCTCCATTTTCCTGCATGCGCCGGCATCCATCACCCACCTGTCCAAGATCGATCCGAAAAAAATAAGCCGTTTCACCCTTTCCAAAAAATATTTGCGGGACATCCTTGAAGAGCGCGAGCAGACCGGTGACTTCAGCTGGACTCTGTGCATGCTGCCAACCGCAGAACTGGCCAAACACGCCCGCATGGAGAAATCGGATTATGCCAAACAGATTATCAAGGCCTGCTTCCTGAACCGCCAGGACCCGGTGGCCCAATGGAAATCCGTTTTTAAAAACGCGGCAGCGATCAAAAAGTGGCTCAATGGCATGGACGTCACCCATTACCATGTTGAATCGGAAAATGCGGACCTTGTCATCACCCCGGGTAAAAAACGAAAATGGATCGGGATTTCCGGGCACAACATCCCCAGCTTTGAATTGTTTATCTCGCCTGACTGGCGAGGCACCCGCGGAGTCTACTATGCCGACCAGCCTTCCTATCGCAGCGGGAACCTGGTCCGCCAGGTCCGCTTGACCTTTAAGAAGGGGGTTGCCGTCGACGTGGAAGCCGAGTCGGGCAGTAATTTTGTAAAAAAACAGCTCTCCATGGATCGCGGGGCATCCCGCATCGGAGAATTCTCGTTAACCGACAAACGCTTTTCCAAGATCGACCGATTCATGGCCAATACGCTGTTTGACGAAAATTACGGGGGGCGCTGGGGAAACTGCCATGTCGCACTGGGATCGAGCTATGCCGATACCTTTGACGGGGACATCCAATCACTGACCAAAGAGAAAAAAAACCGTTTGGGCTTCAATGATTCGGCCCTTCACTGGGACTTGGTCAACACCGAAAAAAAACGCGTCACCGCACACCTTTCTGATGGCCGGAGAACCACCATTTATGAGGATGGCTGTTTTGCCTTCTGA
- a CDS encoding cytoplasmic protein, giving the protein MTTHSHQFVEKFDGFVGFGLSAESDMDTVIYYLQKFSDDQLMALLRKRLTDEDREAIFDLLSGLLRRHLSEPEYHRYFLKE; this is encoded by the coding sequence ATGACCACCCACTCACACCAGTTCGTAGAAAAATTTGATGGTTTTGTCGGATTTGGCCTTAGTGCTGAATCCGACATGGATACCGTAATCTATTATCTGCAGAAATTTTCCGACGACCAGTTGATGGCGCTGCTCAGAAAACGCCTGACCGACGAGGACCGGGAGGCCATTTTTGACCTGCTGTCCGGCCTGCTCCGCCGGCATCTCTCGGAACCTGAATATCATCGTTATTTCCTGAAAGAATAA
- a CDS encoding LysM peptidoglycan-binding domain-containing protein, translated as MKWKDTGGAESPAPEPKDPYYEDDGYPSFKEKGLKTSGILSANPVHYLYWGLGIALVIGVVLLVILLFSYGGDPVGADRIAELEQRIEQLEQQLQKVEGVDEKVTRIWEQAKAFETFKTRFDRSEASTSLRMDHLAMSLDALQKKTDTVAQKVSRLEKAPSPRTNTASPPVVKKTAAVKTHIVTAGDTLYSVSRKYHLSVEQLRSINNLNKEDVIHVGQTLTVSVPGD; from the coding sequence ATGAAGTGGAAAGATACGGGTGGGGCAGAAAGCCCGGCTCCCGAACCGAAAGATCCCTATTATGAGGACGACGGTTACCCATCCTTTAAAGAGAAAGGCTTGAAAACATCGGGTATTTTGTCTGCCAATCCAGTGCATTATCTGTATTGGGGGCTTGGCATTGCGTTGGTCATCGGTGTTGTATTGCTGGTCATCCTGCTTTTTTCCTATGGCGGGGACCCCGTTGGCGCCGATCGCATTGCCGAACTTGAGCAACGCATTGAACAGCTGGAACAGCAACTGCAGAAGGTCGAGGGGGTGGATGAAAAGGTGACCCGCATCTGGGAGCAGGCCAAAGCCTTTGAAACCTTTAAAACCCGTTTTGACCGGTCGGAAGCGTCCACATCCCTTAGAATGGACCATCTGGCCATGAGCCTGGATGCCCTGCAGAAGAAGACCGATACCGTCGCGCAGAAGGTGAGCCGGCTGGAAAAAGCCCCGTCGCCGCGGACCAACACGGCCAGTCCACCCGTCGTTAAAAAAACGGCTGCGGTAAAGACGCACATCGTGACCGCCGGGGACACCCTTTACAGCGTCAGCCGGAAATATCATCTCAGCGTTGAACAACTCCGGTCGATCAACAACCTCAATAAGGAGGACGTCATCCACGTGGGGCAGACGCTGACTGTCAGCGTGCCTGGCGATTGA
- a CDS encoding DUF134 domain-containing protein: MGRPRKDRLVAFNPKISYFKPRGIPMVELSEVCLTVDEREALRLADLDGLSHEDSGQCMGVSRATFGRILHKARQTVADALINGKAIKVDGGNYKMVDEKRQFSCRKCQHQWDEPLGTGRPEACPECGQDDFHRFLND, translated from the coding sequence ATGGGAAGACCCAGAAAAGATCGTCTCGTCGCGTTTAACCCGAAAATCAGTTACTTCAAGCCCCGGGGGATCCCCATGGTAGAGCTGTCGGAAGTCTGTCTTACCGTGGATGAACGGGAAGCCCTCAGGCTTGCCGACCTGGACGGGTTATCGCACGAAGATTCGGGACAATGCATGGGGGTGTCCAGGGCGACGTTCGGCCGTATCCTCCACAAAGCGCGGCAGACGGTTGCGGATGCATTGATTAATGGAAAAGCCATCAAAGTCGATGGCGGTAATTACAAAATGGTTGATGAAAAACGTCAGTTTTCCTGCCGCAAATGCCAGCACCAGTGGGATGAACCGCTGGGCACTGGACGGCCGGAAGCCTGCCCGGAGTGCGGGCAGGATGACTTTCACCGATTCCTAAACGATTAA
- a CDS encoding Mrp/NBP35 family ATP-binding protein, which produces MVQIQNSMDEAKKQADPQAQRDAAVKDVLGRIKHKFIIMSGKGGVGKTSTSVNLSLALSNLGHKVGIMDVDLHGPDVPRMLGLSGMLELSPERKLKPMPFSENLSAVSIESLTPTKDDAIIWRGPVKYSAIQQFIGDVDWGALDFLLIDAPPGTGDEPLTVAQTIPDAKAIIVTTPQEVSLADVRKSINFCKVVKMEIFGLIENMSGFACPHCQAVIDLFGSGGGEKTAVAAGIPFLGKIPFDSEMVACGDAGVSYQQKHSDSPVSQAFTDVAQKMAGLL; this is translated from the coding sequence ATGGTACAGATTCAAAACAGCATGGACGAAGCGAAGAAACAGGCAGATCCCCAGGCACAAAGAGACGCTGCGGTAAAAGATGTTCTGGGTCGTATCAAACATAAATTTATCATCATGAGCGGAAAAGGCGGGGTGGGGAAAACCAGCACCTCGGTCAATCTTTCCCTGGCCCTGTCCAACCTGGGCCACAAGGTCGGGATCATGGATGTGGATTTGCACGGACCGGACGTGCCCCGCATGCTCGGCCTGTCCGGAATGCTCGAACTGAGCCCTGAACGAAAACTGAAACCCATGCCGTTTTCCGAGAATTTGAGTGCCGTTTCCATTGAATCCCTGACCCCCACCAAGGATGACGCCATCATCTGGCGGGGACCGGTCAAATATTCGGCGATTCAACAGTTTATCGGCGATGTGGATTGGGGGGCTCTGGATTTTCTGCTTATCGACGCACCTCCGGGAACCGGTGACGAACCGCTGACCGTGGCCCAGACCATCCCCGATGCCAAGGCCATCATTGTGACCACACCCCAGGAAGTTTCGCTGGCCGACGTCAGAAAATCGATCAATTTTTGCAAAGTCGTTAAAATGGAAATTTTCGGTCTTATTGAAAACATGAGCGGTTTTGCCTGCCCCCACTGCCAGGCGGTGATCGATCTTTTCGGGTCCGGTGGCGGGGAAAAAACCGCCGTTGCCGCAGGCATTCCGTTTCTCGGAAAAATTCCATTCGACTCGGAAATGGTCGCTTGCGGCGATGCCGGGGTTTCCTATCAGCAAAAGCACAGTGATTCACCGGTCTCCCAGGCGTTTACGGATGTAGCACAGAAAATGGCCGGTCTTCTGTAA
- a CDS encoding DUF294 nucleotidyltransferase-like domain-containing protein: MKPETLRLLSSMPHFSFLTQKEMEMVVAQATPTRLTRGTLVSTQGKTRIENVLVVLDGRLSLYQQKAEGELLTGYIKKGEVFGGISVMLNAGISLRTTKADTIVAAIAIPAGLINDLCAQNKAFHEYFLENFSHNIFDESLDAITRAAQARLFLPGVDPFTFLLEEDLDRVAASLSRVSYPKGTVLFVQGRTRVGYLYILQKGAAERYYEEDGEKKMQELLAEGDIYGGISILLNEGLSVRTMEVVEDALFYVLPESLFQALCNRNSAFSDFFSDTFGKRMLSRSYASIIAKTLQPKADNLQLFNQPLSQIYSKNPLFCDASIPIRDAAGLMNRNKCSYAFVSDPVASQVGIVTEKDFTRKVIARGLPIDQPVSTIMSSPLRTISENAMIFEAMMTMMEEDFQHVGVVDANQHVVGMLSSRDILAFQGQSPLFLLREIQLAEGMDKIIEKHDRLAGLIRSLINNGANARNVTRFITTVADTTLKKLIHMTIDKMGPPPLPFVFMIMGSEGRQEQTLKTDQDNAIVYQDPEPDMAEAVNAFFLQFGEIACGLLNQAGYDFCTGNVMAKNPLWCQPLSQWKNYFREWIHAAEAEDLLQASIFFDFRCGYGDASIITELRQHLFSALDGWSGFFRHLTENALNFKPPLGFFRNFVVESKGRHRNAFDIKSAMTPIVDFARVYALKNGIEETNTLDRLAQLRIQKVITPPEYEELEKAYSFLMQLRFVRQITAVMDDKVRPDNYINPKKLTHIEQTMLKEIFKRVEKFQGKMNFDFIGIA, encoded by the coding sequence ATGAAGCCAGAAACGCTTCGCCTTCTTTCATCCATGCCCCACTTCTCTTTTCTCACACAAAAGGAGATGGAGATGGTGGTGGCCCAGGCAACCCCGACCCGTCTGACCAGAGGGACGCTGGTTTCCACCCAGGGCAAGACCCGGATAGAAAATGTGCTGGTGGTTTTAGACGGCCGATTGTCCCTCTATCAGCAAAAAGCCGAGGGAGAGCTTCTGACCGGGTACATAAAAAAAGGGGAGGTTTTTGGCGGCATCTCCGTCATGCTCAACGCAGGCATTTCCCTCCGAACCACAAAAGCCGATACGATAGTCGCCGCCATTGCCATCCCCGCGGGCCTGATCAACGATCTGTGTGCCCAAAACAAGGCCTTTCACGAGTACTTTCTGGAAAACTTCAGCCATAATATCTTTGACGAATCTTTGGATGCGATCACCCGGGCCGCACAGGCCAGGCTGTTCTTACCCGGTGTGGACCCATTTACGTTCCTGTTGGAAGAAGATCTGGATCGGGTTGCCGCGTCGCTGTCCCGGGTTTCTTACCCCAAGGGAACGGTTCTCTTTGTTCAGGGCCGAACACGGGTCGGCTATCTGTATATCCTGCAAAAAGGGGCTGCCGAGCGCTATTACGAAGAAGACGGTGAGAAGAAAATGCAAGAGCTGCTGGCCGAAGGTGACATTTACGGCGGCATCTCGATCCTTCTGAACGAAGGCCTGTCCGTACGCACCATGGAGGTGGTCGAAGACGCATTGTTCTATGTCCTGCCGGAATCGTTGTTTCAGGCGTTGTGCAATAGGAATAGTGCCTTTTCGGATTTTTTCTCCGACACGTTTGGCAAGCGGATGCTCAGCCGATCGTATGCATCCATTATCGCCAAGACGCTGCAACCCAAAGCGGATAACCTGCAACTGTTCAATCAGCCCCTGTCACAAATTTATTCGAAGAACCCGCTTTTCTGTGATGCCTCGATTCCCATCCGCGACGCCGCCGGCCTGATGAACCGTAACAAGTGCAGCTATGCCTTTGTGAGCGACCCAGTCGCTTCACAGGTGGGGATCGTTACCGAAAAGGATTTTACCCGCAAGGTCATTGCCCGCGGCCTTCCCATCGATCAGCCCGTCTCCACGATCATGTCTTCGCCCTTGCGCACCATTTCGGAGAACGCCATGATCTTCGAAGCCATGATGACCATGATGGAGGAAGATTTCCAGCATGTCGGTGTTGTCGATGCCAATCAACACGTTGTCGGAATGCTCTCCAGCAGGGATATCCTGGCTTTCCAGGGGCAGTCACCGCTGTTTTTGCTGCGCGAAATCCAGCTGGCCGAGGGGATGGATAAGATCATTGAGAAACATGATCGACTGGCCGGTCTGATCCGCAGCCTGATCAACAACGGCGCCAATGCCCGCAATGTGACCCGTTTTATCACCACCGTGGCCGATACGACGCTGAAAAAGCTGATCCACATGACGATCGACAAGATGGGGCCGCCGCCGCTGCCGTTTGTTTTCATGATTATGGGCAGTGAAGGACGGCAGGAGCAGACCCTGAAGACCGATCAGGATAACGCCATTGTTTACCAGGATCCTGAACCGGACATGGCCGAAGCGGTGAATGCCTTCTTCCTCCAATTTGGAGAGATTGCCTGCGGCCTTTTGAATCAGGCGGGCTATGATTTCTGTACGGGCAATGTGATGGCCAAGAATCCCCTGTGGTGCCAGCCCCTGTCGCAGTGGAAGAACTACTTTCGTGAGTGGATTCACGCTGCGGAAGCCGAAGATCTGCTGCAGGCCAGTATCTTTTTCGACTTCCGTTGCGGTTACGGGGATGCCTCAATCATTACCGAGTTGCGGCAGCACCTCTTCAGTGCCCTTGACGGGTGGTCCGGTTTCTTCCGGCACCTGACGGAAAATGCACTCAATTTCAAACCGCCCCTGGGGTTTTTCCGCAATTTTGTGGTTGAATCCAAAGGGCGGCACCGCAACGCCTTTGATATCAAAAGCGCCATGACCCCGATTGTCGATTTCGCCCGGGTCTATGCCCTGAAAAATGGTATCGAGGAGACCAACACCCTCGACCGGTTGGCTCAATTGAGAATTCAGAAAGTGATCACCCCTCCTGAATATGAAGAGTTGGAAAAAGCTTACAGTTTTCTCATGCAGCTTCGGTTTGTGCGCCAGATTACAGCGGTGATGGACGACAAGGTTCGTCCGGACAACTACATCAATCCCAAAAAGCTGACCCATATCGAACAGACCATGCTAAAAGAGATCTTCAAACGGGTGGAGAAGTTCCAGGGGAAAATGAACTTTGATTTTATCGGTATCGCCTGA
- a CDS encoding PAS domain S-box protein: MPSDTKSDRRDLLKRIQTLEAENETLKSLADKRQEDFDALFKLARRIADNVPDLMWAKDMDNRYLFANRALCDRLLMCQNPEAVVGKNDLYFAELERSNGQRHTFGEICENSDDIVKEKGKAMRFVEDGLVRGQYLVLDVHKAPLLDESGNLLGTVGCGRDITREQQIRKDLEKSRASQQLLIETALDFAFFRFQVKMVHPRELKVVFVSPSAREIAGITPDQPLKRWFQIHSNDRKTVRYAFLRAHKHLKFNQRFRIFHPRLAQWRWLHVIATGVSGGRDSFVNGIMFDITDQMRSNEALAAKGRELETRTDNLYEVNTALKVLLKKRDEDRKALEDKVLYNVKALIRPYVQKMKRSGLDTRQKAYLEIIESNLDEIVSPLSRKLSFDYLGFTPTEIKVATMVKQGKKAKEIARLLNISIRTVEGYRYAIRERLGIKGKKVNLRTYLLSIN, translated from the coding sequence ATGCCATCAGACACGAAAAGTGATCGCCGCGACCTGTTGAAACGGATTCAGACGCTCGAAGCAGAGAATGAAACGCTTAAGAGTTTGGCCGACAAGCGCCAAGAGGATTTTGATGCCTTGTTTAAACTGGCCCGGCGGATCGCTGATAATGTGCCGGATCTGATGTGGGCCAAGGATATGGATAATCGCTACCTGTTCGCCAACCGCGCTCTTTGCGACCGGTTGCTGATGTGCCAGAATCCCGAGGCGGTCGTGGGGAAGAACGACCTCTATTTTGCCGAACTGGAGCGCAGCAACGGCCAGCGGCACACCTTCGGCGAAATTTGTGAGAATTCGGACGATATCGTAAAAGAGAAGGGCAAAGCCATGCGGTTTGTGGAGGATGGCCTGGTACGGGGACAGTACCTGGTTCTGGACGTCCACAAGGCGCCGCTTCTGGATGAATCGGGAAACCTGCTCGGTACGGTGGGCTGTGGTCGTGATATCACCCGTGAACAACAGATCCGCAAAGACCTGGAAAAGAGTCGTGCCAGTCAGCAACTGCTCATTGAGACCGCCCTGGATTTTGCATTTTTCCGTTTTCAGGTGAAAATGGTTCACCCGCGGGAATTGAAAGTCGTTTTTGTGAGTCCATCGGCCAGGGAGATTGCCGGTATTACGCCGGATCAACCATTGAAACGGTGGTTTCAGATCCATTCCAATGATCGCAAGACGGTGCGTTACGCTTTCTTGCGCGCCCACAAGCATCTCAAGTTTAATCAACGCTTCCGGATTTTTCACCCGCGGCTGGCCCAGTGGCGCTGGCTGCATGTGATTGCCACGGGGGTTTCCGGAGGGCGGGATTCGTTTGTCAATGGCATCATGTTTGATATCACCGATCAGATGCGCAGCAATGAGGCCCTGGCGGCCAAGGGGCGTGAACTGGAAACCCGTACGGACAACCTGTACGAGGTGAATACCGCACTCAAGGTGCTGCTCAAAAAGCGTGATGAAGATCGTAAGGCGCTGGAGGACAAGGTCCTGTACAATGTTAAAGCCCTGATTCGCCCGTATGTCCAGAAAATGAAACGCAGTGGGTTGGACACCCGGCAGAAAGCCTATCTGGAGATCATCGAATCCAACCTGGACGAAATCGTATCTCCGCTGAGCCGTAAACTCTCTTTTGACTATTTGGGGTTCACCCCTACCGAAATCAAGGTCGCCACCATGGTGAAGCAGGGCAAAAAGGCAAAAGAGATCGCCCGCCTGCTGAACATCTCCATTCGCACGGTCGAGGGGTATCGTTACGCCATTCGTGAGCGCTTGGGCATAAAGGGCAAAAAAGTCAACCTGCGTACCTACCTGCTTTCCATCAACTAG
- a CDS encoding prepilin peptidase — MISPFAFDLIAFIFGACIGSFLNVCIYRIPAGLSIVYPGSTCPRCKTAIPFYDNIPIVSYLVLGRKCRTCKLPIAVRYPLVELLGGLFALACVRVFGPTLHGLVVFAFIAILIVISFIDLDHRIIPDVISLPGIPLFFVAAFAVPAVTWQARAIGILAGGGSLLAVAWGYHLFTGREGMGGGDIKLLAMIGAMIGWQGILFTLFAASAIGTLAGILAMLKSGKGMKLAIPFGPFLATGATLYIFFGDTLIEWYFHFL, encoded by the coding sequence ATGATATCACCTTTTGCGTTTGACCTTATTGCTTTCATTTTCGGTGCCTGTATCGGCAGTTTTTTAAACGTCTGTATCTATCGCATACCGGCCGGCTTGTCCATCGTATATCCGGGTTCAACCTGCCCCCGTTGCAAAACCGCAATTCCCTTTTACGACAACATTCCCATCGTGAGCTATCTGGTGCTGGGACGCAAGTGTCGGACCTGCAAACTGCCCATCGCCGTTCGTTATCCCTTGGTGGAGCTTCTGGGGGGGCTTTTCGCGCTGGCCTGCGTCCGCGTGTTCGGCCCGACGCTCCATGGTTTGGTGGTCTTTGCGTTCATCGCCATCCTGATCGTGATCAGTTTCATCGATCTGGACCATCGGATCATTCCTGACGTCATCTCGCTTCCGGGCATTCCGCTTTTCTTTGTCGCCGCCTTTGCCGTTCCGGCCGTCACCTGGCAGGCGCGGGCTATCGGAATCCTTGCCGGTGGAGGCAGTCTTCTGGCCGTGGCCTGGGGCTATCATCTTTTTACCGGAAGAGAAGGCATGGGCGGTGGAGACATCAAGCTGCTGGCCATGATCGGGGCCATGATCGGCTGGCAGGGAATTTTGTTTACCCTTTTTGCCGCATCGGCCATCGGCACCCTGGCCGGTATTCTGGCAATGCTAAAGTCCGGCAAGGGGATGAAACTGGCCATCCCCTTCGGCCCCTTTCTGGCCACCGGCGCCACCCTGTATATCTTTTTCGGGGATACCCTGATCGAGTGGTACTTCCATTTTTTATAA
- the lon gene encoding endopeptidase La: MGETDKDDLISIIEEDDPEAAIPTTLPMMPVRDVVIFTDMLLPLFVGREKSVNAIEESIAKDRYLFVVTQMDPGTENPKPEEIYQLGTVSRILRMLKLPDGRVKALVQGIAKARILKYVRKRSVYRVKIELLEEPESIDIDVEAEALMRNVREYSEKILTLRGEYTNEVGSILTSIEQPGRLADLVASNLRLKIEEAQAIIETIDPLERLKKVNDLLFREVELSAMQAKIQSEVKDEISKSQKDYFLREQVRAIHRELGELDERTQEIEEYRNKIKRARMPQAAKTEADKQLRRLEQMHPDSAESSVVRTYLDWMVELPWSKSTTDVIDIKKAKTVLDQDHYGLDKIKDRILEYLSVRKLNPKTKGPILCFVGPPGVGKTSLGRAIANAMKRKFIRVSLGGIRDEAEIRGHRRTYIGALPGRIIQGLKQAGSNNPVFMMDEIDKLGSDFRGDPSSALLEALDPEQNAEFSDHYLNLSFDLSKVMFILTANISDTIPSALLDRMEVIYLSGYTEDEKKIIAQTHLIPRQVKENGIKPRQIHFSEGALVQVISEYTSEAGLRNLERELGTLCRKVARRIAEGEKGPFQVSRQNLEKFLGPPKYYPEMDKEESQVGLSTGLAWTQVGGEVLYVEASLINGKGEMILTGQLGEIMQESARAALSYARANIAQFKVKDAIFDNRDIHIHVPAGAIPKDGPSAGIAMATALISALTERPVNKDVAMTGEITLRGRVLPIGGLKEKALGALRAGITTVIIPQKNKKDLVEIPRNVKRKIKFIPVANMDEVLDIALEPASPKKASKPKKPAARSRHRS, from the coding sequence ATGGGCGAGACAGATAAGGACGACCTGATCAGTATAATCGAAGAGGATGACCCGGAAGCGGCGATCCCGACGACCCTTCCCATGATGCCGGTGCGCGATGTGGTCATTTTTACCGACATGCTGCTGCCGCTGTTTGTGGGACGTGAAAAATCGGTGAATGCCATTGAAGAATCCATTGCCAAGGACCGTTACCTGTTTGTCGTGACCCAGATGGATCCGGGAACCGAAAACCCCAAGCCCGAAGAGATTTACCAACTGGGCACGGTCAGCCGGATTCTGAGAATGCTCAAACTTCCCGATGGGCGGGTCAAGGCATTGGTCCAGGGAATTGCCAAGGCCCGCATCCTCAAATACGTGCGCAAACGGTCCGTCTACCGGGTCAAGATCGAACTGCTCGAAGAGCCGGAATCCATCGATATTGATGTCGAAGCCGAAGCACTGATGCGTAATGTTCGTGAATATTCCGAAAAAATACTGACCTTGCGCGGCGAGTATACCAATGAAGTGGGGTCGATCCTGACCAGTATCGAGCAGCCCGGGCGCCTGGCCGATCTGGTGGCCTCCAATCTGCGGCTGAAAATTGAAGAGGCCCAGGCCATCATCGAAACCATCGATCCCCTTGAGCGTCTGAAAAAGGTCAACGACCTGCTGTTCCGTGAAGTCGAGCTGTCGGCCATGCAGGCCAAGATCCAATCCGAGGTCAAAGACGAGATTTCCAAAAGCCAGAAGGACTATTTTTTGCGTGAGCAGGTGCGTGCCATTCATCGTGAACTTGGTGAGCTGGACGAACGCACCCAGGAGATCGAAGAGTACAGGAACAAGATCAAACGCGCCCGCATGCCCCAGGCGGCCAAGACCGAAGCGGACAAACAGTTGCGCCGGCTGGAGCAGATGCACCCCGATTCGGCCGAGTCATCGGTGGTGCGGACCTATTTGGACTGGATGGTGGAGTTGCCCTGGAGCAAATCGACCACCGATGTGATCGACATCAAAAAGGCCAAAACCGTTCTGGACCAGGATCATTACGGCCTGGATAAAATCAAGGACCGCATTCTCGAATATTTGAGCGTGCGCAAGCTCAACCCCAAGACCAAAGGCCCCATTCTCTGTTTCGTGGGCCCCCCCGGCGTGGGCAAGACATCCCTGGGGCGGGCTATTGCCAATGCCATGAAACGGAAGTTCATCCGGGTTTCGCTGGGCGGCATCCGGGACGAAGCCGAAATTCGGGGGCATCGGCGAACCTATATCGGAGCACTTCCCGGACGGATCATCCAGGGGTTGAAACAGGCCGGATCAAACAACCCGGTGTTCATGATGGATGAAATCGACAAGCTGGGTTCCGACTTCAGGGGCGATCCCTCATCGGCGCTGTTGGAAGCGCTGGATCCGGAACAGAACGCTGAATTCAGTGACCACTACCTCAACCTCAGTTTCGATTTGTCCAAGGTGATGTTCATTCTCACGGCCAACATTTCCGACACCATTCCATCGGCCTTGTTGGATCGCATGGAGGTGATTTATCTTTCGGGGTATACCGAAGATGAGAAAAAGATCATCGCCCAGACGCACCTGATTCCCCGGCAGGTCAAGGAAAACGGAATCAAACCGCGCCAGATTCATTTCAGCGAGGGTGCGTTGGTTCAGGTGATCAGCGAATATACCTCGGAAGCGGGCCTTCGCAATCTCGAGCGCGAATTGGGAACCCTTTGCCGCAAGGTGGCCCGGCGAATTGCCGAAGGCGAAAAGGGGCCCTTCCAGGTAAGCCGCCAGAACCTGGAAAAATTCCTCGGGCCGCCCAAGTATTATCCCGAAATGGACAAGGAAGAGAGCCAGGTGGGGCTGTCCACCGGTCTGGCATGGACCCAGGTGGGGGGAGAGGTGCTCTATGTCGAGGCCTCGTTGATCAATGGCAAGGGAGAGATGATTTTGACCGGGCAGTTGGGGGAGATCATGCAGGAATCCGCCCGTGCCGCACTGAGTTATGCCCGCGCCAATATCGCCCAGTTTAAGGTCAAGGACGCGATTTTCGATAATCGTGACATCCACATCCATGTGCCGGCGGGCGCCATTCCCAAAGACGGGCCGTCGGCCGGTATTGCCATGGCCACGGCCCTGATTTCGGCCCTGACCGAAAGGCCGGTGAACAAAGATGTGGCCATGACCGGTGAGATCACCCTGCGCGGCCGCGTGCTGCCCATTGGCGGGCTGAAGGAGAAGGCCCTGGGGGCCCTGCGGGCCGGAATTACCACGGTGATCATTCCCCAGAAGAACAAAAAAGACCTGGTTGAAATTCCCAGGAACGTCAAACGCAAGATCAAATTCATTCCGGTGGCCAACATGGATGAGGTGCTGGACATCGCCCTTGAACCGGCATCGCCGAAAAAAGCGTCCAAGCCAAAAAAACCGGCGGCAAGAAGCAGACACCGGTCATGA